The region ACGCACCAATTTAGCAAGCTTGTTACTTAAATTAGCCATAGCGATTGAATTGATTCATAGTTATAGTTTAGTCCATGATGATTTACCAGCTATGGATAATTCTACATATCGGCGTGGAAAACTAACAGTTCACAAGCAATATGGTGAGGCTGTTGGCATTTTAGCTGGTGATGCGCTTTTAACTTTAGCCTTTCAGCAACTTTCAGAGCTAGATTTTACACTTGATGCAATTAGCTATCAGCGCTTATTTTCCGTCCAGACTGAATTAGCTAAATTAGCTGGCATGCATGGCATGGTAGCTGGTCAGATGCTTGATTTGACAATTCAGACCAATGACTGTCAGTTGGAAGATTATTTAGCCTGTATTTCAGGCAAAACAGCAGCTTTAATTGAAGCTTCTATATGTCTGCCAAGCAAATTATTGGCTAATTTAACACCTAAATCACAGCAAGATTTAAGCAAAGTGGCTTATTATTGGGGCCTATTGTTTCAAATGCAAGATGACCGTTTGGATAAAAATGAAGTTGGCCAAGCAAAAAATATTTTGCAGTATATTAATGAAGCTGAATTAGCGAATTGGGAAAATGACTTGTGTGCATGGCTAAAAGTTAGCTTAGAAGCGATATTTGAACGTGAACGTTACGCTTTACCAGCTTGTGAAAATGCTAGGTTGACAGCCCTAGGCCAAATGGAAAATGCCTTGTTGATAGTACTTAGAAAATTGGAAAGAAGAAAGCAATGAAGCCAACGACGTCTGACTCTGAGTTCAGATTACATATTGAACAAAACTATCCCTTAATTGCCAAGGTGAACTTAGATTTAGCCAACTTAAAAAAATTCACAGCAACTGATTTGAGCCAACTTTGTCAGGAATTAAGAGCCTTTATTACAGAGCAAGTGGCATTGCATGGCGGCCATTTGGCTAGCAATTTAGGCGTTATTGAGCTGACGGTGGCCTTGTTAAGGACATATGATTTTACAAAAGACCGCTTAATCTGGGATGTTGGTCATCAGTGCTATGCCTGGAAAATTCTCACCTATCGGGCAAGTGGCTTTGCCCATTTGAGGGAAAAAGATGGCCTAGCAGGCTTTCCTAAACCAACTGAGAGTGAGTTTGATCATTTTGGAACTGGTCATGCTACAACTTCAATTTCAGCCGCTTTAGGTATGGCTGCAGCTTTCAAAGAAAAAGGCCTAGATCATAAGGTAATAGCTGTAATTGGTGATGGGGCATTGACAGGCGGCATGGCTTGGGAAGCTTTGAACAATATCAGTGAGCTAGAGCCAAATCTTTTAATCGTCTTGAATGACAATACCATGTCGATTGATAAGAACGTGGGCTTTGTGGCTGATGAATTAGGCAAATTGCGCTTGAATGCTGGCTATTTAGCTTTTAAGCTGAAATTAAAAACAAAATTGAATAATTTAGGTCAATTCGGCCAAACTCTTTTAAGAATTGGTCGTCTAAGTAAAGCTAAGCTACGTTCAAAATTGGGCAAAACCAGAGAGTTTTTCTGTGAACGTTACGGTTGCCGTTATTATGGCCCGTTAAATGGCCATGATCTCTTGCAGGTTGAAGCGAGTTTGCAAGGCTTAAAGACCTTCAAACGCCCAGCTCTCTTACATATTGTGACTGAAAAAGGCCACGGTTATGCACCAGCGACTAATGATCCAACGTCTTTTCATGGTGTGAAACGCAATGATGAGCGTCTATTAGCAGCTTGTTATGAAGAACCTTTAAAAACCAAAGTTGAAGCTAACAATAAGTTAAGTTATACAGATGCCTTTCAGCAGATGATTATGGAAATGGCGGAAAAAGAGGATTTTGCTTGTATTACAGCGGCAATGGCTTCAGGTACGGGTCTAAAGGCTTTTTCTGAAAAATATCCCACTCGTTTTTATGATGTGGGAATTGCAGAGCAACATGCCGTTTGCTTTGCAGCTGGTTTAGTTAGCCAAGGCGTTAAGACTGTTTGTGCCATTTATGATACGTTTTTGCAAAGAGCTTTGGATGCTGTCATCCATGACGTTTGCTTGCAAAATTTACCTTTGATCTTAGCCATCGATAGAGCCGGTTTAGTTGGGCAAGATGGGGCAACTCACCAAGGTATATATAGTTTGGCGTTCTTAGTGGCACTACCTAATTTGAAAATTATCAATTCTTCTGATCCATATATGTTGCAAGTATTTTTGCAGCAGGCTTTAAAGCGTAAATTGAACTATCCGCTTGCTTTGCGCTATCCGCGCGCTAATTTGGAATTGCCAGCTTTTCTACCTAAGGCTAGATTAGCGGAATATCAGTTGGATAGAACTTATGCCAATGTCTATGAGTTTGTTCAGACTATACCGCAAAATCTAGAGACTACAACTACAGATTGGTCGCAAATTGAGAATAGTGTAGAGCTTGCGCAATTTCTGAAGGCTCATGCCTATAAACTTAATCAGAAAGTTTTCGTAAAGACAGAACAAGCTGCAGCCAAGCCAACTTGTAAGTTTGCTTTGACGATATTAACGAGTGGTAGATTGGTGACAAATTGCCTACAAGCTCTATTTGATTTAATTTCACAGCATAAACTTGAACAGCCAATTTGCCTGATTGATTGCTTTGACTATAGTTTGAGCTTAGCAGAATTAAAGCAATCGAATAGTTTACTTAGATCTCGTTTGCAAGTTAGTGAACGGGTGCTTATATTAGAAGAGAGTAGTGGACTAAGTCCATTATATGCAGCTTTATATACAGACCTAGCTGATTTCAAGCATTGGCAGGTTATGGAAGTGAAGAATTTGGGCAATGATGTAATTGAACAGGGCGAAATTCCTGAGCTTTTAGCTAATTATCGCCTAGATAGAGCAAGTTTAGTTGAGGATATACCAGCTATTTTAGCGAAAGGTAAGGCTGTTAAGGAGGCAAAATCTAAGTGATAGAAACAAGTCAACGCAAGTTTACATATGCCTGCTTATACATAAATATGTACAAAGATCCTGAGCTTGTCCATAGCTTTGCGCTATGTCAATATTTGGTTCAATCTGGCTTAAAAATAGTGCTTGATGCTAGTGATAGAGCAACAATTACAGCTATCGAGCAGGCACTTTTAGCTAAATTTGCTAAGACTGAAACTAAAACAGTTCAATTCTTACAATTTCAGCTAGAAAAGCCAGCTGCTTTAACTGGCTTAGGCTTCTATATTGCCGTAGGCGGTGATGGTACTTTTTTGGAAGCTGTTCACCATGCACTTAGATGGCAATTACCGTTAGTTGGATTCAAATTAGGCCGCTTAGGCTTTTTGGCAGCTATGACAGAGCAGAATTATAACTTGAAATTAGAAGAGCTCTTGCATGGCAAGTTTGTTATTAGTAAGCGTTTGCTTTTAGCATGCCGAATTGAGTCTAAAGACGGCGAAATACGCAATTACACAGTGTTTAATGACTTGGTTTTGAATAGGAAAAATATTAGTCGAATTGCCAAATTTATTTTGCAGATTGATGGGACTTTAGTTGACGTTGTTCCAGCTGATGGCATGATATTGGCTACACCAAGCGGATCGACAGCTTACGCACTAGCTGCAGGTGGCGCTATTATTGACCCGAGTGCTGATGTGTTAGAAATTAGTCCAATTTGCCCACATAGTTTGCATAATCGGAGCTATGTTGCAGTTAGTTCTAGTCAAGTTATAGTTGAATTCCCAGAAGATCAGTTAGAAGAATTGTGTGTATTTGTTGATGGAAAATCAGTTCCAGATTTAAAAGTCACAGATAAGCTGACTGTGACAAAGGCTGCTGATTATAGCGAAATTTTGACTTTCCCAAATGACAGCTTCGTTGCCAACTTAGAACAAAAATTAAAGAACCATTGAGGCGAGAATATGCGAAAATATGTTAGACAAGCTAAGATTGCTGAATTAATTCAGGCTAATGTTATTACAACTCAACAGCAGCTTATGAACTTATTGGCTGAAGAGGAGATTTTTGTCAGTCAAGTTACCCTTTCGCGTGATTTACAAGAAATGGCTGTCGAAAAAGTGCGTGATGTACACGGCCAAATGTTTTATAGTTTGCCTGTGCGGACAGAGACAGAACAGCAAGATCAACAAGTTATGAAACAATTATTTCAGGTGAGCTGCGAGCAAGTTTTAGTCTTGGATAAGCTAGTTTGCATTCGTTTGCTCAAAGCAGCTGCGCCTATTTTGAAATTGTATTTCAAGCAGCTTAAACTCAAAGGCGTGGCAGCAATTATGACTGATACGGATGAAATTTGGTTACTTTGTTTTAGTAAACAAGATAGTGAAAAGGTGGGCAGATTTTTACAAGCTGTATTGCATGAAAGTACTTCTTATTAGGGTGATTGACGTCTATGCTTGAACATTTAGAAGTTGAGAATTTAGCTTTGATTAAAAATTGTGCTTTGGATTTTTACCCAGGCTTAACTTGTATTACAGGTGAAACAGGTGCTGGTAAATCTCTTCTTTTAACAGCTATACGAGCTATCACAGGGGCCAAATTAGATGCCAATTTATTGTGCGCTGATGGCGACTTAAAAGTCGCTGCTGAATTTACAGATGTTAAGCAATGTTTACCAAGTGACTTAGCTAGCAAAGTGCTTGCATCTGAGGCTGAATTTGGCGAAGATAGCCTAATTATCACACGCAAATTAACCCATACTAATCGCAATCGCATATACATCAATAATGAGTTAAGCAGTTTAACTTTACTTAGGCAGTGCGGGACTTATTTAGCTGATATTCACAGCCAAAATGAGCAGCAGGAGCTGATTAAACCTGAACGCCATTTGGAGTTCTTAGATCAATATGCAGGTCAGCCTGCCTTAGATTTGCTTAATGAATTAGCTGAACTTTTTAAACAAGATCAAGTCTGCAAACAGTCTTTGCAACATCTAATTGCCGATCCGAATAAGCGGGAAGCGGCCAAAACTAAATTGACAGATATGTTGTCTGAAATTCAACAAGCTAAATTAAAGACAGCGGATGAGCTTGACCTATTATTGCAAAAACGTCAAAAGTATGAGCATTTACAAAAGTTATTAGAAAACTTGCAGACAGCTAGCGCAATTTTGGATGGTACGGCAGGTGATAGTAATGCGTCGTTAAGCCAAAGCTTACAAGCTTGTTATAACGCTTTACAGAAAGCTGAGCAAATTAGTCCGAAGCTTGAGACTTTGACAAGTGCATGTAGCAATGTGCAAGCTATGCTCAATGACTTAGAGACAGATATTCAAGCGTATTTGCATACTTTCCAGTATCAGCCAGAGCAAGTTAAGCAGTTAGATGAGCGCTTGAATTTGCTTAATAACTTAATTAGTAAATATGCGCCCAAAACTATGAGCTTGCAGGAAGTTATGCAGTACGAAAGTAAATTGACTGAAAAATTGCAGCTTTTAGATGATACTGAGGCGACATTAAAAGATTTGTTAGCTGAACACAGTAATTTGCAGAGTAAAATGACACAACTTGCAGACAAATTACATGCAATTAGGCTTGAAGCTGGCCAAGCGTTAGCCAAAGACATGGAAGAGGTTGCGCACAATCTGGCTTTACCTAATTTGCAATTTGTCGTTAGTTTAGAAAAAGCTCAAACTCAGCCGATAACTGTCAAGGGTTATGATAAAGCTGAATTTTTATTATCAGCTAACTTAGGGCAGACACCTAAACCTTTAGCCAAGGTAGCGTCAGGCGGTGAAAGCTCCAGAATTTTCTTAGCGTTAAAAGTCATTCTAGCTCAAGCTTACAAGGTACCACTTTTGCTTTTCGACGAAATTGATCAGGGCATTTCTGGCCTAGCTTGTCAGCAAGTGGCACAGGCACTGAAGCAATTAAGTTTGCAACATCAAGTGATTTGCATCAGCCATCAGCCAGCCATTGTCGCCCAAGCTGAACATGTGTATACAGTGACGAAAACGAGCAATTTGGCTTTGCAGACAACTGAGAGTGAAGTTAGCGAATTGAATGAAAGTGAAATATTAAGTGAGTTGTCGCGCTTATTAGTGGCCCAATCTGATAGCACTGTCGGCCTAGAAGCAGCCAAAGAATTAAGGAAAGCAGCTTCAGATTACAGCCTCAGGCTTTAGGATAATGCAAATTAAAAGCTTCGTATTTGCCTAAGATTTCTTTTTGCTTAGGAAAGTGCTCAGTTATGAAGTTAGCCATATCAGCTTGTAAAGGCGCAAAGAGCACGTAGTAATCAAGCACTGAATTATTCGGGAAATGCACGGGATTTGCAAAGTTGAGCGCCCAAGCGTGCAGAGCTTGTCTTGGCAAACTTGCATTGAGTATTTGCATGGCTTGATATGCCTTTGTGCTTTTTATGAAATTGGCATTGCTTTTTGCTTGTGCTTGTAGTTTGCTAGGCTCTATATTGAGTAAGTTGGCCAAATACTTTATGTATATATCTGTGCTTAGAGGATTATCTGTGAATCTGAGACTATCTAGTTCTAATTTTTCGGCCAAAGGAATTTCTTTTTTGAACGAAAGCGTGCGCTCTTCATAAGGCAAGCGAGCCATTTCTGCCAAATTAGCTAAATCATATAGACTTTCACCAAGCAAAGGATGGCCCATGCTTAAAAAGTGCAACCTTATTTGGTGTGTGCGCCCAGTTAAGAGTCGGCAAAGGACCAAGCTAACGTTAGTAGTTTGATCATAAGCTAATTTACGAAAGAGTGTTAAGCAACTTTTACCTTTTTCTAGGCAAATTCTCCGTTCAAGAATTGATGCTTCTCTACGGCAAATAGGATAGGCACAATAATTACAAGTTAAATTCGCTGAATCTGACAGAGAAAGTTCTTTGAGTAAGCCTTTTTCCATCTCTATTTGTAGCTCTTTTTGCTTAAATTCAGGCACAAATTCTTCGCCAAAGTTACTTGCTTCTACATCACCATAAACCAAAGTTAAGTAGTATTTAGCCAACGAAATTTGGGTTAAAACAGAGTGGGCATGCGAGCTTGTGGCAAGTATAACGAGGCCAGAGCTGTCTTTGTCCAAGCGATTGACCAAATGCAGATCTTGCTTACTAATTATCTTTGTTAAGGCACTATCAGTATGCCAATAATTAGGCTGAGTCAACATATTAGCTGGCTTGTTCGCCGCAATGAACCAATCGTCTTTATAGACTATATACGATGCAGCATCGGCGCTTAATTCCAGTTCATTTACTTGAGCATCGTCACAAATTTCAGCAATATCACCAGCTTTAACTGGCACAATGAGATAGCAATTTTCACCGTTCAATTTGAAATAGCCTTGAAATTTAATTTTTTTAATCCGGCGATTCGAAAAAGCGTAGTGTTTGCGCAGAGCATCAACTGCTCTTAAGCCATCATCTTTTGCTTGAAATTTAATTGTTAGTACCAAACTATGCTCCTAATTAGTAAATTTTTCTAAAATTTTATCTAAGTCCAAAAGTAGTCAAAGATGCTAGATTAGCCTGTTTGTGTTAATTACTTAATCTTAGCTTGAGTTGAAGAAAAAGTGGTTTTATATTACCATAGTTTTGTTATTTTTATTTACTAAGTTTAACAGTTGTTGATATATTTAGGCTTTTGCTAGCGCCTGGCATAGCTTATGCGGGGTAAGTTTAAGCTTGAGCTTAAGGTAAACTTACAACTTAATAGATAATTAAATGAACTTTGACAATTGAATATGGAGGTGTTGAAGATGTGGCAAACTATTTGTGCTGCATGTGGCCTAGTTGTGGGCTATGGAATAACATACTTCCTCTTTAACTCGAAATTTAGTAAAATTCGGCAAGCCTTGCAGGCCGAAGAGAGCCAATCAAAAGCAAATGCTAATGAGATTATTGAAGAAGCTAAGAAGCAGGGAGAGAAGTTGAAACGTGACTATCTCATGCAAGTTAAGGAAGAGGTCCACAAAGCTAAGGTTCAGCTTGACCAAGAGATAAAGAATGAGAAAGATAATTTTGCCAAAGAGCGTAATCGTTTGGAGCAAAAAGAAACAAATCTTGATCGCAAACTTGAGCAGAGCGAGCAAAAGAAAGTTCAGCTTGATGCACGTGATAAGCAATTAACTGAACGTGAGACAAAATTGCAAGCTTTGGAGGCTGAACGAGAAGTGGCTCTACAAGAAGTTGCTTCGTTGAGTTTGGAAGAGGCAAAGCAGCAAGTCTTAGAAATCGCAGAGAAACGCTATTATCGTGACATGGCAATCATGTACAAGCGTATGGAAGACGAGATGAAAGAAAAAGCCGATGAGCAAGCTCGTTCCATTGTGGTTACTGCTATACAACGCTATGCATCTGACTTTGTTTCAGAGACAACAGTTTCTGTCATCGATTTACCTAACGATGAGATGAAGGGTAGAATTATCGGACGTGAGGGCCGTAATATCCGTTCCTTTGAAGCTATTACTGGTGTTGACATTATTATTGATGATACGCCAGGTGCTGTTGTTATTTCTTGCTTTAATCCTGTTCGACGCGAGATTGCTAAATTAACGTTGGAGAAGTTAATTCAAGATGGACGTATTCATCCTACTCGTATCGAGGAAATGTACGAGAAGTCAGCTCGTGAAATAGACCAGATGATTGTTAAAGCTGGCGATGAAGCAGCTTTTGAAACTGGTATTATTGGTATGGCTCCAGAAGTTAGACATTATTTGGGCCGCTTGAAATATAGAACAAGTTATGGCCAGAATGTTTTGCAACATTGCATTGAAGTTTCTAAGTTAGCTGGTATGATGGCAGCTGATTTGGGCCTAGATGTTGATATGGCTAAGCGTGCAGGTCTTTTGCATGATGTTGGTAAATCATGTGACTTTGAGATTGAGGGTACCCATGTTGAGTTGGGTGTTGAGATTGCTAAGAAGTACAAAGAGCCTGATATTGTTGTCAATGCAATTGCAGCTCACCATGGCGATTGTGAGCCTAAGAGTGAGATAGCAGTTTTGGTCATGGCTGCTGATGCTATTTCGGCTGCTCGTCCAGGTGCTAGACGTGAGAATCTGGAAACTTATGTGAAGCGGATTGAGAAGTTGGAGAAATTAACCGAGTCATTTGAAGGTGTTTCTAAAGCTTATGCAATTCAGGCTGGGCGTGAGATACGTGTTATTGTTAATCCTGAAATGGTTGACGATGCAGAGATGACGCTAAAAGCTCATGAAATCTGTCAAAAGATTGAGGAAGAATTAGCTTATCCAGGCCAAATAAAAGTCAGCATGATACGTGAAACTCGTGCTGTTGATTATGCGCGTTAGACGTTATTGATTAAATAAGAAGCTCTAGTTGGTTTATACCGGCTAGGGCTTTTTTAGTGTAAAGTAATATTGTCTATATATTAACTATAAAAACTGACAGATTGCACAATAATTAGTAGATGCCATACTTTTTATTTAGTTATATGCTAAAATTGAAAGTGCAAATTATGTTAAAGCTATTTAATCGCAGTTCAATTTTGGAGATTGAATTAGCTTAATAGCTCAGGAGGTTTTTTATGGATAGGACAGAAGCGTCCATTTCTAAGGTTCCCGTTACTAAAGAAACTACCACAATGAGTTTAAGAACTATCACTTTGATGGCTTTTATGACTGTTTGGGGCTTTGGTAACGTTGTTAATGGTTATGCCTTTTTCAATGGCGTTAAGTCGATCATCAGCTGGGTGATTGTCTTCGTACTCTACTTTATACCATATTCATTAATTGTCGGCGAACTTGGTTCAGCTTTTAAGGAATCTGGTGCTGGCGTTTCGTCTTGGATTGAAAAGACGTTTACTAAAAAACTTGCTTATTATGCAGGTTGGACCTATTGGGTTGTCCACTTGCCGTATATTTCTCAGAAACCGATGAATACAATTATTGCACTTAGCTGGGCTGTATTCGGTGATAAACGTGTTAAGGACTTTAACATTTATTATGTGCAAATCACATGTATCTTAATTTTTGCCATAGTTTTGTTCCTTTCCAGTTATGGCGTTAAAATGGTTAAGTTCTTAAGCTCGATTGCTGGTGCGTGCAGCGTAGTTTTGTGCTTCCTGTTCATTTTGATGGCAGTTGCAGCTCCATTCATCCGTGGCACAGCTATCCAATACAATAACTTACCTACAGATCTTTCTACCTATGTACCGAATTTTGATTTCAAATATTTTGCTGACTTCTCGATCTTGATTTTCGCTGTTGGCGGTTGTGAGAAAATTTCGCCTTACGTCAACAAGATGAAGAAACCAGGTCGCGAGTTCCCAATTAGTATTATCGTGATGACAATTATGGTTATCGCTGTGGCTTCATTAGGTACAATAGCATTAGCTTTAATGTTCGATCCAACTGTTCCACCAGAGGAAATGTACTCCATGGGTGCTTACTTGGCTTTCCAAAAATTAGGTGTTTGGTATGGCTTAGGCGATTTGTTCGTCAAGATCTATGCAATTTCAATTGCTATCACGCAGTTTGCGGTTATGATTCTCTCCATCGATGCACCATTGCGTATGTTGATTGAGTCTGCTGATGATGAGTTTATTCCAGCTAAATTTAAGCGACAGAATAAACATGGTTCTTACATCTATGGTATGCGCATGATTGCTGTTGTCGTGTTTATCCTTTTGGTCATTCCTATGATTGGTATTGGCAGTGTCAATGAAATGGTTAAGTTCATGTTGAAACTTAATTCTGTATGTATGCCATTGCGCTATGTCTGGGTTTTCTTGGCTTATTTCGGCGTTAAACGTTTGACAAATGTACATCCAGAATATGTTATGACTAAAAATAAATGGCTGGGTAAGGCGATCGGTATCTGGTGTATGGCTGTGACAACTGTTTTCTGTGTTTGGGGCATGTATTCAAAAGATGTATTCAGAATGGTCTTGAATTTCTTAACACCATTCATTCTCCTTGGATTAGGTGCAATTTTACCAATGATTGCTAAGAAACAAAAACATGTTAAGTAAACTTTACATAATACGTTAAGTAAACTTTATGTTTTCAAAGCTTTAGGGAGTCGCTGAACGGCTCCCTTTTATTGTACGAAAATGCAGACAGAAACAAGAAAATATGGTGTTTTTGGCAATTAGGCTCTTCAAAATGTACAAAAATTTTTACACAATATGCGTTTTATTTTGTAGCATGCTAAAATCCCATCTTTGACAGTTGAAAGAAGATAAAAACTCAGGAATACCCCTAAATTTAGGGATAAGCTGAGCTTTAAGTTAAACAAAAAGTATTGAGTAATTAAATGCCTTTTCTAGTTAGATTAATAATTTTTCTTAGATCCCCCACAGTTATGCCTTTAAAGTCAGTT is a window of Amygdalobacter nucleatus DNA encoding:
- a CDS encoding polyprenyl synthetase family protein, which produces MTESKTTEVNTLLADLQMQIDAELKAILASFSFEAYLTNKPPVIMSSEKTAAFNMVQVKLTDADRLAQSKLVYAKLIDALNYSVLSGGKRIRPLLCLLWGNYCLALADCKVDDLGKFRALRTNLASLLLKLAIAIELIHSYSLVHDDLPAMDNSTYRRGKLTVHKQYGEAVGILAGDALLTLAFQQLSELDFTLDAISYQRLFSVQTELAKLAGMHGMVAGQMLDLTIQTNDCQLEDYLACISGKTAALIEASICLPSKLLANLTPKSQQDLSKVAYYWGLLFQMQDDRLDKNEVGQAKNILQYINEAELANWENDLCAWLKVSLEAIFERERYALPACENARLTALGQMENALLIVLRKLERRKQ
- the dxs gene encoding 1-deoxy-D-xylulose-5-phosphate synthase → MKPTTSDSEFRLHIEQNYPLIAKVNLDLANLKKFTATDLSQLCQELRAFITEQVALHGGHLASNLGVIELTVALLRTYDFTKDRLIWDVGHQCYAWKILTYRASGFAHLREKDGLAGFPKPTESEFDHFGTGHATTSISAALGMAAAFKEKGLDHKVIAVIGDGALTGGMAWEALNNISELEPNLLIVLNDNTMSIDKNVGFVADELGKLRLNAGYLAFKLKLKTKLNNLGQFGQTLLRIGRLSKAKLRSKLGKTREFFCERYGCRYYGPLNGHDLLQVEASLQGLKTFKRPALLHIVTEKGHGYAPATNDPTSFHGVKRNDERLLAACYEEPLKTKVEANNKLSYTDAFQQMIMEMAEKEDFACITAAMASGTGLKAFSEKYPTRFYDVGIAEQHAVCFAAGLVSQGVKTVCAIYDTFLQRALDAVIHDVCLQNLPLILAIDRAGLVGQDGATHQGIYSLAFLVALPNLKIINSSDPYMLQVFLQQALKRKLNYPLALRYPRANLELPAFLPKARLAEYQLDRTYANVYEFVQTIPQNLETTTTDWSQIENSVELAQFLKAHAYKLNQKVFVKTEQAAAKPTCKFALTILTSGRLVTNCLQALFDLISQHKLEQPICLIDCFDYSLSLAELKQSNSLLRSRLQVSERVLILEESSGLSPLYAALYTDLADFKHWQVMEVKNLGNDVIEQGEIPELLANYRLDRASLVEDIPAILAKGKAVKEAKSK
- a CDS encoding NAD(+)/NADH kinase encodes the protein MIETSQRKFTYACLYINMYKDPELVHSFALCQYLVQSGLKIVLDASDRATITAIEQALLAKFAKTETKTVQFLQFQLEKPAALTGLGFYIAVGGDGTFLEAVHHALRWQLPLVGFKLGRLGFLAAMTEQNYNLKLEELLHGKFVISKRLLLACRIESKDGEIRNYTVFNDLVLNRKNISRIAKFILQIDGTLVDVVPADGMILATPSGSTAYALAAGGAIIDPSADVLEISPICPHSLHNRSYVAVSSSQVIVEFPEDQLEELCVFVDGKSVPDLKVTDKLTVTKAADYSEILTFPNDSFVANLEQKLKNH
- a CDS encoding arginine repressor — its product is MRKYVRQAKIAELIQANVITTQQQLMNLLAEEEIFVSQVTLSRDLQEMAVEKVRDVHGQMFYSLPVRTETEQQDQQVMKQLFQVSCEQVLVLDKLVCIRLLKAAAPILKLYFKQLKLKGVAAIMTDTDEIWLLCFSKQDSEKVGRFLQAVLHESTSY
- a CDS encoding DNA repair protein RecN, with amino-acid sequence MLEHLEVENLALIKNCALDFYPGLTCITGETGAGKSLLLTAIRAITGAKLDANLLCADGDLKVAAEFTDVKQCLPSDLASKVLASEAEFGEDSLIITRKLTHTNRNRIYINNELSSLTLLRQCGTYLADIHSQNEQQELIKPERHLEFLDQYAGQPALDLLNELAELFKQDQVCKQSLQHLIADPNKREAAKTKLTDMLSEIQQAKLKTADELDLLLQKRQKYEHLQKLLENLQTASAILDGTAGDSNASLSQSLQACYNALQKAEQISPKLETLTSACSNVQAMLNDLETDIQAYLHTFQYQPEQVKQLDERLNLLNNLISKYAPKTMSLQEVMQYESKLTEKLQLLDDTEATLKDLLAEHSNLQSKMTQLADKLHAIRLEAGQALAKDMEEVAHNLALPNLQFVVSLEKAQTQPITVKGYDKAEFLLSANLGQTPKPLAKVASGGESSRIFLALKVILAQAYKVPLLLFDEIDQGISGLACQQVAQALKQLSLQHQVICISHQPAIVAQAEHVYTVTKTSNLALQTTESEVSELNESEILSELSRLLVAQSDSTVGLEAAKELRKAASDYSLRL
- a CDS encoding RluA family pseudouridine synthase gives rise to the protein MVLTIKFQAKDDGLRAVDALRKHYAFSNRRIKKIKFQGYFKLNGENCYLIVPVKAGDIAEICDDAQVNELELSADAASYIVYKDDWFIAANKPANMLTQPNYWHTDSALTKIISKQDLHLVNRLDKDSSGLVILATSSHAHSVLTQISLAKYYLTLVYGDVEASNFGEEFVPEFKQKELQIEMEKGLLKELSLSDSANLTCNYCAYPICRREASILERRICLEKGKSCLTLFRKLAYDQTTNVSLVLCRLLTGRTHQIRLHFLSMGHPLLGESLYDLANLAEMARLPYEERTLSFKKEIPLAEKLELDSLRFTDNPLSTDIYIKYLANLLNIEPSKLQAQAKSNANFIKSTKAYQAMQILNASLPRQALHAWALNFANPVHFPNNSVLDYYVLFAPLQADMANFITEHFPKQKEILGKYEAFNLHYPKA
- the rny gene encoding ribonuclease Y; translated protein: MWQTICAACGLVVGYGITYFLFNSKFSKIRQALQAEESQSKANANEIIEEAKKQGEKLKRDYLMQVKEEVHKAKVQLDQEIKNEKDNFAKERNRLEQKETNLDRKLEQSEQKKVQLDARDKQLTERETKLQALEAEREVALQEVASLSLEEAKQQVLEIAEKRYYRDMAIMYKRMEDEMKEKADEQARSIVVTAIQRYASDFVSETTVSVIDLPNDEMKGRIIGREGRNIRSFEAITGVDIIIDDTPGAVVISCFNPVRREIAKLTLEKLIQDGRIHPTRIEEMYEKSAREIDQMIVKAGDEAAFETGIIGMAPEVRHYLGRLKYRTSYGQNVLQHCIEVSKLAGMMAADLGLDVDMAKRAGLLHDVGKSCDFEIEGTHVELGVEIAKKYKEPDIVVNAIAAHHGDCEPKSEIAVLVMAADAISAARPGARRENLETYVKRIEKLEKLTESFEGVSKAYAIQAGREIRVIVNPEMVDDAEMTLKAHEICQKIEEELAYPGQIKVSMIRETRAVDYAR
- a CDS encoding APC family permease, with translation MSLRTITLMAFMTVWGFGNVVNGYAFFNGVKSIISWVIVFVLYFIPYSLIVGELGSAFKESGAGVSSWIEKTFTKKLAYYAGWTYWVVHLPYISQKPMNTIIALSWAVFGDKRVKDFNIYYVQITCILIFAIVLFLSSYGVKMVKFLSSIAGACSVVLCFLFILMAVAAPFIRGTAIQYNNLPTDLSTYVPNFDFKYFADFSILIFAVGGCEKISPYVNKMKKPGREFPISIIVMTIMVIAVASLGTIALALMFDPTVPPEEMYSMGAYLAFQKLGVWYGLGDLFVKIYAISIAITQFAVMILSIDAPLRMLIESADDEFIPAKFKRQNKHGSYIYGMRMIAVVVFILLVIPMIGIGSVNEMVKFMLKLNSVCMPLRYVWVFLAYFGVKRLTNVHPEYVMTKNKWLGKAIGIWCMAVTTVFCVWGMYSKDVFRMVLNFLTPFILLGLGAILPMIAKKQKHVK